One region of Phragmites australis chromosome 18, lpPhrAust1.1, whole genome shotgun sequence genomic DNA includes:
- the LOC133898894 gene encoding probable GTP diphosphokinase RSH2, chloroplastic produces the protein MSVPAIVVYTSPPGAVYAPPELEASSRGSAPCAAAASPSPGSSHRHAAVAGGLSCLFSSPSAAPRATAHEELGALWHDRSDEPTVAGGGGYSYTQSSSPFKLRDYLHRSPVSLFHSPASSPASRSPSVSWLAGRERGRLFSSFVRNALGSCIDYAPVASLPLGVPAAAGVDAAELAFELDENLSEAEPSCEPYARDLLAGAQARHLIFHDELVVKAFFEAERAHRGQKRASGDPYLQHCVETAVLLAKIGANATVVSAGLLHDTIDDSFMDYDHIFRMFGAGVADLVEGVSKLSHLSKLARDNNTASRTVEADRLHTMFLAMADARAVLIKLADRLHNMKTLEALPLVKQQRFAKETMEIFVPLANRLGIATWKDQLENICFKHLNPEEHKELSSKLVISFDEALLTSTLDKLDKGLRDEGISYHNLSGRHKSLYSIYTKMIKKKLTMDDVHDIHGLRLVVETEKDCYQALDIVHELWPQVAGRFKDYILHPKLNGYRSLHTVVMCDGVHPFEVQIRTKEMHLQAEYGFAAHWRYKEGGCKHSFVLQMVEWARWVLTWQCEAMSKERPSALGSSVGIRPQCPFPLHSEDCPYSYSRQCNHEGPIFVIMLEHDKMSVQELLANSTVVDLMERVGANSLRWSPYSFPLKEELRPKVNHKPISDPNRKLCMGDVVELTPALPHESLTEYREEIQRMYERGGFALATTPRS, from the exons ATGTCCGTGCCGGCGATAGTCGTGTACACCAGCCCGCCGGGCGCCGTATACGCGCCGCCGGAGCTCGAAGCGAGCTCACGTGGATCGGCGCCGTGCGCGGCCGCGGCGTCCCCGTCGCCGGGCAGCTCCCACCGCCacgcggccgtcgccggcggctTGTCCTGCCTCTTCTCGTCCCCGTCCGCTGCTCCGCGCGCCACGGCGCACGAGGAGCTCGGCGCGCTGTGGCACGACAGATCCGATGAGCCGACGGTCGCCGGCGGTGGGGGTTACTCCTACACCCAGTCGTCGTCGCCGTTCAAGCTGCGGGACTATCTCCATCGCAGTCCGGTGTCGCTGTTCCACAgcccggcctcctcgccggcgtccAGGAGCCCGTCGGTTTCTTGGCTCGCCGGCCGCGAGCGGGGACGGCTCTTCTCCAGCTTCGTGCGCAACGCGCTTGGCTCCTGCATTGACTACGCGCCGGTCGCCAGCCTGCCGCTGGGCGTCCCCGCAGCCGCTGGTGTGGACGCCGCCGAGTTGGCCTTCGAGCTCGACGAGAACCTATCCGAGGCGGAACCGTCATGCGAACCGTACGCTCGTGACCTCCTCGCCGGCGCCCAGGCTCGCCACCTCATCTTCCACGACGAGCTCGTTGTCAAGGCCTTCTTCGAGGCTGAGCGGGCACACCGTGGCCAG AAGCGGGCGAGTGGTGATCCATACTTGCAACATTGTGTGGAGACTGCTGTGCTTCTGGCCAAAATTGGTGCAAATGCGACGGTAGTTTCCGCCGGTCTTCTTCATGACACAATTGATGATTCGTTCATGGACTACGATCATATCTTCCGGATGTTTGGCGCTGGCGTGGCTGATCTTGTTGAAGGG GTCTCGAAGTTGAGCCATTTGAGCAAGCTTGCTCGGGACAACAATACTGCAAGTAGGACTGTTGAAGCAGATCGCCTGCATACAATGTTTCTTGCAATGGCTGATGCACGAGCTGTTCTGATAAAGCTAGCAGATCGTCTGCACAACATGAAGACACTAGAAGCTTTGCCTTTGGTCAAACAACAAAGGTTTGCTAAAGAGACTATGGAAATCTTTGTGCCTTTGGCCAACCGATTAGGAATTGCTACCTGGAAAGACCAGCTGGAAAATATTTGCTTCAAACATCTGAATCCAGAGGAGCATAAGGAGCTTTCCTCCAAGCTTGTGATATCTTTTGATGAAGCACTTCTCACTTCTACTCTAGATAAACTGGATAAAGGTCTCAGAGACGAGGGCATTTCATATCACAATCTTTCTGGGAGGCACAAGAGTTTGTACAGTATATACACCAAGATGATAAA GAAGAAATTAACAATGGATGACGTCCATGACATCCATGGCCTGCGGCTCGTCGTTGAGACAGAAAAAGATTGTTATCAAGCACTTGACATTGTCCATGAACTGTGGCCCCAAGTTGCTGGAAGATTCAAGGACTACATATTGCATCCGAAGCTGAATGG GTATCGATCATTGCATACCGTCGTCATGTGTGACGGTGTCCACCCATTTGAAGTCCAGATCCGAACAAAGGAAATGCATCTACAGGCAGAATATGGATTTGCCGCTCACTGGAGATACAAAGAAGGTGGTTGCAAGCACTCCTTTGTACTCCAAATGGTGGAATGGGCAAGGTGGGTGCTCACATGGCAATGCGAGGCAATGAGCAAAGAGCGGCCCTCAGCTTTAGGCAGCTCTGTTGGAATTAGGCCACAATGTCCTTTTCCCCTGCATTCAGAGGATTGCCCCTATTCTTACAGCCGGCAGTGTAACCATGAAGGTCCCATATTTGTCATCATGCTTGAACATGATAAG ATGTCTGTCCAAGAGCTCCTCGCAAACTCGACTGTAGTTGATCTAATGGAGCGAGTTGGGGCCAATAGTCTGAGATGGAGCCCTTATAGCTTCCCATTGAAAGAGGAGCTGCGACCGAAGGTGAACCACAAGCCAATAAGCGATCCAAACCGGAAGCTCTGTATGGGCGACGTGGTGGAGCTGACGCCTGCCCTCCCACATGAGTCGCTGACCGAGTACCGGGAGGAGATCCAGCGCATGTACGAGCGGGGTGGGTTCGCCCTCGCCACCACCCCAAGAAGCTGA
- the LOC133898415 gene encoding zinc finger BED domain-containing protein DAYSLEEPER-like gives MKQTVLQYNPDGSVHHWEYDSANARKELCRFIARADLPLNIGSSSRSSDSSSRSSMGTGIPTSGGELTTFIDSDVISHEQENFNILQWWHEHKTNYPVLSLLARDLLTVPVSTVSSEAAFSLTGRIIEERRTNLSSEMVEILTIVKDWEQAEARMQHTAENTELEESFQNLYLDADENV, from the exons atgaagcagacggtgttgcagtacaaccccgacggctctgttcatcattgggagtacgactctgccaatgctcgaaaagagctatgtcgcttcattgcaagagcggatctaccactcaatatcg gttcttcatcaagaagttcagactcttcgtcacgatcgtctatgggcaccggaattccaacatccggaggggagctaactaccttcatcgacagtgacgttatcagccacgaacaagaaaacttcaacatactgcaatggtggcatgagcacaagacgaattatccagtcctttcactgttagcgcgagatttgttaacggttcctgtatctacagtttcttctgaggctgccttcagtcttacaggaaggataatcgaagagagaagaacaaatctgtcaagtgagatggttgaaatactcaccatagtaaaggattgggaacaagctgaagcacgaatgcaacacactgcagaaaatactgagcttgaagaatcattccaaaatttgtatctagatgctgatgagaacgtgtaa